One genomic region from Magallana gigas chromosome 3, xbMagGiga1.1, whole genome shotgun sequence encodes:
- the LOC105346563 gene encoding uncharacterized protein — protein sequence MSGKKKQNGGPVPSGQKPPSKQHESRETDINQNDRIAVMEIIKYFKRERHQIMAMLKESREHFETLEMNKRSIHSEVDAVRQDINKHLDTLEAKLRRNLDEIHKEAAKECQYRIAELEARQSAIQEYQRRLENVIKFWSQRRDSDLSAIQTFYEKILQHRLDTANKCYEYEFQINEKIDNLKSLIKHFGSVRLHCYANSFDDSGVRDIQSPQFDQSLEDCTASVTNSFSICEDPSSDIGGCTYLYNGLLMIGNRLKNSLQQYDPNGTLTAELPLAGKPWDVCLVNPFTVGVSLPSNKPWNMSYVSTIAIVDTIHMKTVKEITIHSKIYGVAYGEEKFYVACVTEVKILNLKGESVHVIRVPNACIRQVCTDKGRLMFSDWNHNSIQCFGRDGIEVFTFTHPMMKGPVGISVDYENNIYVTSFISNNVHQLTPDGQLNRILLNKDDGIKEPRAICLQKYNNRFVVCDSTGVKLCELLSSST from the exons ATGTCTGGGAAGAAAAAGCAAAACGGCGGCCCCGTACCTTCTGGGCAAAAACCGCCGAGTAAACAACACGAAAGCCGCGAAACAGACATTAACCAAAATGACCGAATAGCTGTGATGGAAATAATCAAATACTTCAAACGTGAAAGACATCAAATAATGGCGATGCTGAAGGAAAGCAGGGAACATTTTGAAACCTTGGAAATGAACAAGCGCTCAATTCACTCAGAAGTGGATGCAGTTCGACAGGATATTAACAAACACTTGGATACCCTTGAAGCCAAGCTTCGGAGAAACTTAGACGAAATTCATAAGGAGGCTGCTAAGGAGTGTCAATATCGCATCGCAGAGTTAGAAGCCCGCCAAAGTGCAATACAGGAATATCAGCGAAGACTTGAAAACGTGATCAAATTCTGGTCTCAGAGACGAGATTCGGATCTTAGTGCCATACAAACGTTCTACGAAAAGATACTTCAGCACAGATTGGACACAGCCAACAAGTGCTATGAATACGAATTCCAAATCAACGAGAAAATAGACAACTTGAAATCCCTTATTAAGCATTTCGGGAGCGTTCGATTGCACTGTTATGCGAACTCCTTCGATGATTCCGGTGTACGCGACATCCAAAGTCCCCAGTTTGACCAAAGTTTGGAAGACTGTACTGCGTCGGTGACAAATTCCTTCTCTATATGTGAGGACCCGAGTTCTGATATCGGAGGGTGCACTTATCTCTATAACGGACTTTTAATGATTGGAAATCGTCTGAAGAATTCATTACAACAG TACGACCCAAACGGAACCTTAACCGCGGAATTGCCATTAGCGGGGAAGCCGTGGGACGTGTGTCTGGTCAATCCCTTCACAGTGGGAGTGTCCCTCCCCTCCAACAAGCCGTGGAACATGTCCTACGTGTCCACTATAGCTATCGTTGATACCATTCACATGAAGACAG TCAAAGAAATCACGATTCATTCCAAAATCTACGGCGTGGCGTACGGCGAGGAGAAGTTTTACGTGGCGTGTGTGACAGAAGTGAAGATACTGAACCTGAAGGGGGAGTCGGTACACGTGATCAGGGTCCCTAACGCCTGTATCCGGCAGGTGTGTACCGACAAAGGGAGGCTAATGTTCTCCGACTGGAACCATAACTCTATACAG TGCTTTGGTCGAGATGGTATCGAAGTTTTTACCTTCACTCACCCTATGATGAAGGGACCGGTGGGGATCTCCGTGGACTACGAAAATAATATCTACGTCACCAGCTTCATCTCCAACAATGTCCACCAGCTGACTCCGGACGGGCAGCTGAACCGAATCCTGCTGAACAAGGACGACGGAATCAAGGAGCCGAGGGCCATCTGTCTACAGAAGTACAACAACAGATTCGTCGTGTGTGACAGCACCGGCGTCAAACTGTGCGAACTACTCTCTAGTTCAACGTGA